Within Ralstonia pickettii DTP0602, the genomic segment CGCCGCATTGAGCGCCAGGATATTGGTCTGGAAGGCAATGCTGTCGATCACCGCGATGATGTCGACGATGCGGCGCGAATCGGCCTCGATCTGCTGCATGGTCTGCTGCATGCGGCCCACCGCCTCGCCACCGGCCAGCGCAATGCCCGAGGCTTCGCGCGCCAGTTCGCTGGCCTGCCCGGCGCTGCCGGCGTTCTGCTGCACGGTGGCGGTGAGCTGCTCCATGCTGGCCGCAGTCTGCTCCAGCGACGAGGCTTGCTCCTCAGTGCGCTGCGACAGGTCGATATTGCCCTGCGCGATATCGCCCGCCGCCGCCAGCACGTTGTGGGCGCCGGCCTTGGTATCGCCGATCAGCGCGCGCCAGCTGTCCACCAGCGACAGCAGGTGCCGCTTGACGTCGCTGAACTCGTCGCGCCCGTGCACCGCCATGCGCAGGCCGAGGTCGCCGGCATTGATGCGCTCGACCATCCCGGCCACCTCGCGCACGTCACTGCGCATGCCGCGGCTGAAGCCGATAAACAGGTAGAACGCGATCGACACCGTGACCAGCGCAACCCCCGCCAGCAGTGCGAACTGCCGTTTCTGCGCGGCGATGCGCTGCGCAAGCATCGCGCCAGCAATGGCGGAGAACGCCTTGTTGGCCGCCAGCACGCCGTCGATCGCCGCGCTCGCCTCATCGAAATACGCCTTGGCCTCGATGTCGATGCCGCCCGCGCCCAGCATGCGCACCTTGAGCGTGCGATAGAAGTTGTCCATTGCCGCCAGTTTTGCCAGGGCCGCGTCCACCTGAGCCTGGTGGGCGGGCGCGTTGTAGCGCACGCGTGCAAGATCGCGCCGCACCGCTTCCAGCCCTTCGTGGATCTGCTCGGCCAGTGCGCCAAGATCGGCCTGTTGCGCCGCATCCGCATAACCGCCGCGCGCAATGATGCCGGCGCCGCGACCGCGCGCCAGCGCGCTCTGCTCGGCCAGCCGGGGCATGGGGCCCGCCAGCAGGCTGATCAGATAGTACGAGGCGGCTTCGCCGTCCAGCGCCAGTTCGGAGCGGTCGGCCACATCACCGATATACAGTTGCGTCTGCCTGACCAGCGCGCTGTGCCGCGCGAACAGCGGCCCGGCTGTGGTGTTCAGGCCCAGGCCGCGAATCTGCTGCCAGTCCTGCTCCAGCTTGCGCGCGCCGTCATCGAGGCCGAAGGCGGGATTCTCCGCGGCCGTGCGGATCAGCTGGGCGAGATTGGCGGCGGCGTTGTTATCCGCGCCGTCGAAGGTCGGGCGGAAACCCGCATTGCCCGCCAGCACGGCATTGGCGGCGCCGCGACGCACCTGGGTCTCGCGCATGAAATCGAGCGCGTGCTCGACGATGGCAAGCCCGCGCATCTCGCTGTCGGTGGCTCGGATCGCATGCGCGGAAGCGCTCAGCACGACATACATCGCGCCACACAGCGGCACCAGGAAGAGCACCGCGATCAGCGTGAGCTTCTGGTTGATATTGAGGCGCGCCATCAGGCGCTCGGCGGGGCGTAGGAAGGGGGTCATGGGGCTCGATGGAACGGGGTGGTTACCGTCCTATCGGCCGTGTTTTCGGGGGCTGAAGGCCGTTTGGCAAAGACTTTGATGACGCTCAAAGAGGGTGCAGAAAATGCCCCTGGGTGGGGCGAAATGCACGGCTTGTGGGCGGAAATCCAGCGTTTTCCTCCGCTCCGTGCACGCCTCAGTCTGCGCGCGGATGCGCCAGGAAAAACCGCAGCATCTCCGCGCTGGCGTCGGGCCCCTTCGGATCGGTGTAGCTGCCGCGACCGCTGCCGCCCGACCACGCGTGTCCGGCGCCGTGGATCACCCAGTACTCGGCGTCGATGCCGGCGGGCGTCGTGATCTTGCTCAGCGAGTAGTCGTGACCCGCGCGCGAGGTCCCGCGCTGCTGGCCCTTGCGCGCCGCGCCTTGCTCGAATGGCGCCACCAGCCCGCTGCCGTTGGACGGGTGTACGGTCTTGTCGGCATCGCCATGGAACACGATCATCGGCCTGGTGGGCGGTAGCGGCTGCGCGCTGTTGCCCTTCGACACGCCGATGCCCTTGCCTCCCCGCATGGCGCCCAGCGCGGACGGCAGGTCGTGCGCGCTGCCCGCGGGCAAGCCCGAGTGAATGCCAGCCGCCGCGAACAGGCCGGGATAGCGCTGGATCAGCACGGCCGCCATCGCGCCGCCGGCGGACAGGCCGGCTACATAGACGCGCCGGGCGTCGATGCCGTGGGCGGCGATGACCTCGCGGGTCATGCCGGCAATCAACGAGGGCTCGCCGCGGTCGGCTTGCTGGTCGCCGGGCCGGAACCAGTTCCAGCACTTCGTTGGGTTGGCGTCGGTCGGCTGGATCGGGTACAGCACGGCGAAGCCGAGCCGCTCGGCAAGTTCATTCATGCGGGTGCCGGCGGCGAAGTCGTCGGCGTCCTGCGTACATCCGTGCAGCATCACGACCAGCGGCATCGGCTCGGCATGCCGGCCGGCCGGGATGTAGAGCTTGTACGCGCGGGTGCCGGCCTGGTTGGCGTAGGTGCGCTGGGTGAAGTGCCCGGGTTCGGCGCGGGCAGCGGTTTGTGCGGGCTGGGAAGCCGGGGCAGCAGAAGGCGCGCGGGCCGCCGTGCGCTCCAGGCCCACGCCATCGGGGCCGCGGGTTCGAACCGCAGCCCCGTCATGGGTCAACAGGCGTTCGACCACTTGTGCCGGCATTGGCGCCGCCGGACCGGGCTGCACAACCGCGGAAGCGTGCTGGCGCAGTGCCCGCTGGATGACCTCGGTGGCCTCCATCGGGCCTGCCGTCTGCAGCAGCTGCATGGCCTCGTACATCGAAGCGAGGAACGCGTCATTCATTCTCATCATTGTTTCCAGGCAACCTGGCGAACCAGGGGCGGCGACATTGCCGCGAACTACCGTATTCGCCCGGCCAGCGCAGCCTTGACTGCAGCCGGGGCGTGAAAGGCGCCAAGTACCACGACGGACTCGATGGTCGCCAGGGCAAGCTCCGGACTGACATCCGACGCAATGCTCGCCAGGCCGAGGACATGGATATCGAGTCGTTCATTGGCCGCGCGCGCCGCCTCCAGGTCCTTCTTGGTGAAGTGCTGCAGCCCGAGGACCAGGGCGCGACGGCTCACCGTTTCCTGGATAACCACCGCATGCGCGACCAGTTGGTTCCGGATGGCTGTCCGGATCAGATCAGAGCGGTTCGAGTAAAAGCCTTCTTCGACCAGCAGGTCGATCTGCCCCAGGTCTACCGGGCCGAGGTTGATGGTGATTTTTTCCGTATCACCGGTCTTCGGTTTCGTCAGGGGTGAGGCTTCGGTTTTCTGAGGGGTCATGTCTTCATTCAGCGTTGGGCTCAACGATGCAAGCACGCGCATAACCCTCCAATCCCCATCCATGCGCCATCCATGCACCATCCATGTGGATGGTCGATTTATAGGAAACGGGCGGTGTCAGGTCAAGGCAAAAGTCAGAATGTGCCCGATGGGATGCTTGTGAGGGAATCTGCAGCGCACAAAGCCGGCGGTTTATCCGGCAAGCCGGTCACCGTGTGGCGTCGAACCCATCGGGAAGGAAGGGGGCGTCGGCGGATGCCGGCGTCAAGGGGCGACCTTGCGGAGGAAGCGGCACCGGATCGGAGGGCCACCCGGCATATGACGTCAGAGTTGCGAGCCGATCAGCGAAGCCATCCGGTCGCGCAGCTTTTCGGTCCAGGGGCGGTTGACCCACTGTGTGTACGTCACCGGGCGCGACAGCGTCAGGTCCCCCTCGAAGATCCGGGTCTGTTCGGCGGCAAAGGCGGCATCCAGGATATTGAGCGTGGCTTCGTCGTTGAGGCGGAAGGACCGGTTGTCGAAATTGGTCGACCCGACCGACACCAGCAGGCCATCGACGATCAGGACCTTGCAGTGATACATCGTCGGCGCGTACTCGGCAATCAGCGCGCCCGCCTTGAGCAGCGCGCCCCAGCGGCCGCGCGAAGCCGAGCGTACGGTTTCTGAATCGATATGCTCGCCCGGCACGATCACCCGCACCCTGACGCCTCTTGCCAAAGCCGCCAGCAAGGCTTTTTCTGTCAGTTCATCCGGCACGAAGTAGGCCGCGGACAGGTCGATGGCCTGGGCCGCCGCCGTGATGGCGAGGTGGTACATCAGCGCCATGCTCTCGCTGCCGCCCGTGGGGGAGCTGCTGAACATCTGGGCGCGGCCGTTGCCGACCGGCGGCAGTTCAGGGAAGTAGTCCGGGCCATGCGGCACCGCGCCGCTGACCTTGATCCAGTTGTCCAGGAACACGGACTGCATCTGGCCCACCACGGGGCCTTCCACCTGGAAATGCGTATCGCGCCAGTGGTCAGGATCCTGGGCGTTGCCGGTCCATTCCGGCGCGACGCCGACGCCGCCGGTAAAGCCGATCGTGCCGTCGACCACCAGCACCTTGCGGTGCGTGCGGTTGTTGAGCTTGCCGACGGTGTACCAGCGCACCGGGTGATAACGGCGCACGTCCACGCCGGCACGGGTCATGAGGCCCAGCGCGGACTCGTCGATCTTGGAACTGCCGACCGCGTCCAGCAGGACCTTCACCTTGACGCCTGCCTGCGCGCGCTCGGCAAGGGCCTGCGCGAACTCGTTGCCGATATCGCCCGACCAGTAGATGTAGGACTCGAAATTGATGGTCTTCTTCGCGCCGCGGATCGCGCCCAGCATCGCGGGGAAGATCTCGTCGCCGTTCCTGAGCACGCGGTAGCGGTTGCCGTCGACGACCGGCGGCCCGAGCAGGACGCCCAGCTCGCGGGCGAACTGGGGGTCGGCCAGGCCGTAGAGCCGGTCGAGGCGGCGCTCGATGCGTTTTTCGCCGCCGATCAGGTTGTACGCCACGATGCCGCCTAGGGCGAGCACGAGAACGACGGCAACCAATGCGAGCATTCGGCCCCTTCTACGCATGCCTGGAAAGACGCGGCGGCGGATCACGCAAGCACCATGATGTCTGGCCCCAGGGGTTCACCGGCAAGCTGGCGACCGCCACAGGATACGTCATTACCGGATCTCCGCTCGCCTGCGCGGCGTATCAGCGACGCTTCGGTGCAGTTGACGCGCGCTTGATCCGGCCGCCCAGGCCGCGCCTGGCGTCGGGCAACTCCACCACGCCCAGTCCCGGAATCGCCTGGCGCACCGCGTCGATAAAGAACCTGAGCTTGGCCGGGTAGAAGCGCGCGTAGGGATAGACCAGGTACATCGGCAACGGATCCGCCTGCCAGTCCGGCAACAGGTGCAGCAGTTCGCCACGGGCGAGGTCGTCGGCGAAAATCCAGGCCGAGCCCACGCCGACGCCCAGCCCCAGCCGGGTGGAGGCGCGCAGCGCGTACAGGCTGTCGGTGCTGACGCGCGGCCGGAAGCCGATCCGGCGGCGCTCGCCGCTGGCCTGGTGCGACAGCTCGATCTCGTTCCGATAGAAGGTGCGCAGCGCGAGCCAGGGCAGGTCTTCCAGGTCCTCGGGCCGGCGTGGCAGCGGCCTGCCCTCGAACAGCGACGGCGCTGCGATGACCAGGCGCGGTATCTCGGCCAGCCGCACCGCGACCACGCCCGGCTCATGCACCTCGCCCACATGGATAGCGCAATCGATGGCTTCGGCAATGAAATCCGGGGTGCGGTCGTGCAGCAGCCATTCCACCGAGACCTTGCGATATTGCTGCAGGTAGCCGGCCAGCGGGCCGACCAGAAATTCCTGGCCGAAGGCATGGGGCACCAGCACGCGCAGCGTGCCCTCGGGCTCGTAGCCGACCCCGCGCAGGTCGGCCTCCAGCGTCGCCCAGTCGGCGACCAGTTCCTTGGCCCGCTCGTAGCAGCGCTCGCCGTCCTCGGTCAGGTTCATCGCATGCGTGGAGCGCTGCAACAGCCGCACGCCCAGCATCCGCTCCAGCGTCTGCAGGCGGCGGCTGATGGTCGGCTGCGTGGTGTGCATCTGCGCCGCAGCCATCGACAGGCTGCCTGACTCGACGATGCGCACGAAGGTCTGCATCAGTTCGATGCGGTCGGCCGTGGTAGCGCCGGGGCCGGGAGCCTGCTTGCGCGGCGCCTGCCGCCGCGTCGATGGCGTGGGGACCGCCTGGCGCTTCATACGTGCCTCGTATAGCCATTGTTCACGGCACACGTCTACCAGAACGCGGCCGGCTGGACAACACTTCCCCCCATTCCAGACACCAGATCCAAGGAAACACAATATGTCCGCCCTCGACGCTACCTCCGCGTCCGCGCCCGTTGCCAGACCGGCCCTGCCCGGCAGGCTGGTGCTGCTGCTCGCCGCCGGCGCCGGCGCGTCGGTCGCCTCGCTGTACTACAGCCAGCCCATGCTCGGCATCATGACGCCGGACCTGCGCACGTCCGATACGGTGGTCGGCGCCATCCCGACCCTGACGCAGCTCGGCTATGCGCTGGGCATCCTGCTGCTGGCCCCGCTCGGCGACCGCTTCGACCGCAGGCGCATCATCCTGGCCAAATCCGTGGTGCTGGTAGCCGCCTTGCTGCTGGCGGGCTTCGCGCCCGGCATCGGCATGCTGCTGGCCGCCAGCCTGGCGATCGGCCTGTCTGCCACGCTGGCCCAGGACATCGTGCCCGCGGCCGCGACGCTGGCGCCCGACGCCGAACGCGGCAAGGTGGTGGGCACGGTGATGACCGGCCTGCTGCTGGGCATCCTGCTGTCGCGCGTGGTCAGCGGCTTTGTCGGCGAGCATTTCGGCTGGCGCGCGATGTTCCTGGCGGCAGCGGCGAGCATCGCCGCGATCGCGCTGGTGGCACGGCGCCACCTGCCGCGTTTCACGCCGACCGCGGTGCTGCCGTACCGGGCGCTGCTCGGGTCGCTGGCCACGCTATGGCGTGCGCATCCGGCGCTGCGCCGCGCCGCGCTGGCGCAGGCCCTGCTGTCGGTGGGCTTCAGCGCGTTCTGGTCCACGCTGGCGGTGATGCTGCATGGCGCGCCCTTCCATCTCGGCAGTGAAGCCGCGGGAGCGTTCGGCCTGGCCGGCGCGGCCGGCGCGCTCGGTGCTCCCATCGCCGGCCGCATTGCCGACCGCCGCGGGCCTGAGCTGGTGACCCGGCTCGGGGCCGTGCTGACGGCGCTTTCCTTCGCCGCCATGCTGCTGTCGCCGCTGCTGCCCCCCCAGGGCCAGCTGTGGCTGATCGGCGCCAGCGCGATTGGCTTCGACCTGGGCGTGCAGGTCACGCTGGTGGCGCACCAGACCATCGTCTACGGCATCGACCCCGGCGCCCGCAGCCGCCTGAACGCGGTGCTGTTCGTCGGCATGTTCACCGGCATGGCCGCGGGCGCCGCCCTCGGCAGCGTGACCCTGGCGCACTACGGCTGGACCGGCGTGGCCGCACTGGCCAGCGCTGCGGCGCTGGCAGCGCTGGCCGTGCGGATGCTGCCGCAGGCGCGCCTGCCTTGACCGTCGCGACGGTTCCGAAGCGTGGGAAGGACCATGCTGTGCTGCAGCACGCTGGCAGCAAGACAAGTGGCGCGGCTCCCTTATTGTGGATGCCGCGCCATTTTTCTTGAAGCAACAAGCTTGCAACCCTTACACGCTCTGCAATGGTTGCACGCATCCAGCCGCCGCAGCGCCCTGCCAGGCGGCCCGGCCGCACGGTACGAATCTTGCCGTTTCCTGAATACCCGCCCGCGGGGCCGCACGCTTTTTTCGCGTCGGCATCCGCTCATGGCGCCAAACTCACATACTCAGGAAATCAGCATGAGCTACTACTACGACGAACGCCAACGCGACGAACGCCAGCGCCGCCATGCATGGGACGACGACGACTGGCAGCCGGAATCCGAGCGCGATCACTGGCAGGCGCAGCGGCGGCGCCAGCAGCTGTCACCGGGGCAAACCAGCTATGGCGGCCCGGCCCGCCCGGCCGGCGA encodes:
- a CDS encoding CopG family transcripitonal regulator, with amino-acid sequence MRVLASLSPTLNEDMTPQKTEASPLTKPKTGDTEKITINLGPVDLGQIDLLVEEGFYSNRSDLIRTAIRNQLVAHAVVIQETVSRRALVLGLQHFTKKDLEAARAANERLDIHVLGLASIASDVSPELALATIESVVVLGAFHAPAAVKAALAGRIR
- a CDS encoding cardiolipin synthetase (K06131: cls; cardiolipin synthase [EC:2.7.8.-]) — its product is MLALVAVVLVLALGGIVAYNLIGGEKRIERRLDRLYGLADPQFARELGVLLGPPVVDGNRYRVLRNGDEIFPAMLGAIRGAKKTINFESYIYWSGDIGNEFAQALAERAQAGVKVKVLLDAVGSSKIDESALGLMTRAGVDVRRYHPVRWYTVGKLNNRTHRKVLVVDGTIGFTGGVGVAPEWTGNAQDPDHWRDTHFQVEGPVVGQMQSVFLDNWIKVSGAVPHGPDYFPELPPVGNGRAQMFSSSPTGGSESMALMYHLAITAAAQAIDLSAAYFVPDELTEKALLAALARGVRVRVIVPGEHIDSETVRSASRGRWGALLKAGALIAEYAPTMYHCKVLIVDGLLVSVGSTNFDNRSFRLNDEATLNILDAAFAAEQTRIFEGDLTLSRPVTYTQWVNRPWTEKLRDRMASLIGSQL
- a CDS encoding esterase (K03932: lpqC; polyhydroxybutyrate depolymerase); this translates as MNDAFLASMYEAMQLLQTAGPMEATEVIQRALRQHASAVVQPGPAAPMPAQVVERLLTHDGAAVRTRGPDGVGLERTAARAPSAAPASQPAQTAARAEPGHFTQRTYANQAGTRAYKLYIPAGRHAEPMPLVVMLHGCTQDADDFAAGTRMNELAERLGFAVLYPIQPTDANPTKCWNWFRPGDQQADRGEPSLIAGMTREVIAAHGIDARRVYVAGLSAGGAMAAVLIQRYPGLFAAAGIHSGLPAGSAHDLPSALGAMRGGKGIGVSKGNSAQPLPPTRPMIVFHGDADKTVHPSNGSGLVAPFEQGAARKGQQRGTSRAGHDYSLSKITTPAGIDAEYWVIHGAGHAWSGGSGRGSYTDPKGPDASAEMLRFFLAHPRAD
- a CDS encoding MFS transporter, with product MSALDATSASAPVARPALPGRLVLLLAAGAGASVASLYYSQPMLGIMTPDLRTSDTVVGAIPTLTQLGYALGILLLAPLGDRFDRRRIILAKSVVLVAALLLAGFAPGIGMLLAASLAIGLSATLAQDIVPAAATLAPDAERGKVVGTVMTGLLLGILLSRVVSGFVGEHFGWRAMFLAAAASIAAIALVARRHLPRFTPTAVLPYRALLGSLATLWRAHPALRRAALAQALLSVGFSAFWSTLAVMLHGAPFHLGSEAAGAFGLAGAAGALGAPIAGRIADRRGPELVTRLGAVLTALSFAAMLLSPLLPPQGQLWLIGASAIGFDLGVQVTLVAHQTIVYGIDPGARSRLNAVLFVGMFTGMAAGAALGSVTLAHYGWTGVAALASAAALAALAVRMLPQARLP
- a CDS encoding membrane protein (K05874: tsr; methyl-accepting chemotaxis protein I, serine sensor receptor); its protein translation is MTPFLRPAERLMARLNINQKLTLIAVLFLVPLCGAMYVVLSASAHAIRATDSEMRGLAIVEHALDFMRETQVRRGAANAVLAGNAGFRPTFDGADNNAAANLAQLIRTAAENPAFGLDDGARKLEQDWQQIRGLGLNTTAGPLFARHSALVRQTQLYIGDVADRSELALDGEAASYYLISLLAGPMPRLAEQSALARGRGAGIIARGGYADAAQQADLGALAEQIHEGLEAVRRDLARVRYNAPAHQAQVDAALAKLAAMDNFYRTLKVRMLGAGGIDIEAKAYFDEASAAIDGVLAANKAFSAIAGAMLAQRIAAQKRQFALLAGVALVTVSIAFYLFIGFSRGMRSDVREVAGMVERINAGDLGLRMAVHGRDEFSDVKRHLLSLVDSWRALIGDTKAGAHNVLAAAGDIAQGNIDLSQRTEEQASSLEQTAASMEQLTATVQQNAGSAGQASELAREASGIALAGGEAVGRMQQTMQQIEADSRRIVDIIAVIDSIAFQTNILALNAAVEAARAGEAGRGFAVVATEVRGLAQRAGSSAKEIRALISQSAERVAAGNTLALDAAATMENTVSAIARVTAMMDEISHASREQSTGIAQVNQAIAQMDQVTQQNAALVEEAAAAAQSLQEQALHMQRAMAVFRTEAEA